In Streptomyces sp. NBC_00683, the DNA window ATCGTGCGGCTCGGCCAGGGCGTCGATCGCACCGGCCGGCTGGCTCCGGAAGCCCTGGAGCGCACGTTCGCCGCCTGCCGCGAGTACGCCGCGGTGATCAAGGAGCTGGGCGCGGAGAGGATCCGCTTCGTCGCCACCTCCGCCTCCCGCGACGCGGAGAACAGCGACGCGTTCGTCCAGGGCGTCCTGGACATCCTGGGTGTCGAGCCCGAGGTCGTCAGCGGTGACCAGGAGGCGCAGCTCTCCTTCGACGGCGCCACCAAGGAGCTGACGGGCAGCGACCATCTGGAGAAGCCCTATCTCGTCGTGGACATCGGCGGCGGCTCCACCGAGTTCGTCGTCGGCGACGACGCCGTCCGCGCTGCCCGGTCCGTGGACGTCGGCTGCGTACGGATGACCGAGCGCCATCTCGTCGAGGACGGCACGGTCGTCGACCCGCCCACGCCCGGCCGGGTCGCCGCGATCCGCTCGGACATCGACGCGGCCCTCGACCTGGCCGAGGAGACCGTGCCGCTCGCCGAGGCGGCCACACTCGTCGGCCTGGCCGGCACCGTCACCACCGTCGCCGCGATCGCGCTCGGTCTGCAGGAGTACGACTCCGAGGCGATCCACCACTCCAGGGTCTCCTTCGACCAGGTCCGGGACATCACCGGACGGCTGCTCTCCTCGACGCACGAGGAGCGCGCGGCGATCCCCGCGATGCACGCCGGCCGGGTCGATGTGATCACCGCGGGAGCCCTTGTCCTGCTCGCGGTGATGGAACGGACCGGAGCGCGGGAGGTCGTCGTCAGTGAGCACGACATCCTCGATGGAATCGCCTGGTCGGCAGCGTGATCACAGCGCCGTGGGCCGATCGGTGAGATCACGCTCATGCGCACTCCGGCCTGCACCTTTGAGCCTCCCGGGGGCTCTTGGGGCCGGTTGGCGGAGGCCTCCGGCGGGGCGCCGCGACGAACTTCGTGAACTTCTTCACAAGGAATTCGGCTCCACTGGGTGAAGTTCGGCTCCCGAGGGGCCGTGCGTGCACCCCGCAGGGCCCCGATGCGGGGCTGCGGGGAGGTTTCGGGGGTGTGGCGCGCATGTGAAGCGGGGCGGTGGTTCGGCCCGGCCGGCGGCACAAGGGCCAGCTCACAAGCGGTGAACAACGTTCGCCGGAGTGTCGTGGTTCCCCTCCGGCGCCATGACCTGGGTCACGTG includes these proteins:
- a CDS encoding Ppx/GppA phosphatase family protein; protein product: MTRVAAIDCGTNSIRLLVADADPASGSFTELDRRMQIVRLGQGVDRTGRLAPEALERTFAACREYAAVIKELGAERIRFVATSASRDAENSDAFVQGVLDILGVEPEVVSGDQEAQLSFDGATKELTGSDHLEKPYLVVDIGGGSTEFVVGDDAVRAARSVDVGCVRMTERHLVEDGTVVDPPTPGRVAAIRSDIDAALDLAEETVPLAEAATLVGLAGTVTTVAAIALGLQEYDSEAIHHSRVSFDQVRDITGRLLSSTHEERAAIPAMHAGRVDVITAGALVLLAVMERTGAREVVVSEHDILDGIAWSAA